The Prevotella sp. E9-3 genome has a window encoding:
- a CDS encoding porin family protein, translated as MSKSKIFLFLFCMSAFQAFAQVGEYRSEFAVGGSMGYVMSQVGFMPEVPQAQHTGISAGLTFRYTSEKYFNSICAVTAEVNYVQVGWKQEILTPEDDPVVNPVTGLNEQYERTLGYLQIPVLARLGWGRERKGFQAFFQVGPQVGIFLTSQSESNYALDTRNMAARTSKVVKQETMPIERKWDYGITGGAGIEFSARNVGHFLLEGRYYYGLGDIYGNSKRDYFGRSNLTNIVVKLSYLFDLKKTNNSKIK; from the coding sequence ATGAGCAAGAGTAAGATTTTCTTATTCCTTTTCTGTATGTCTGCTTTCCAGGCCTTTGCACAGGTGGGAGAGTACAGAAGTGAGTTTGCAGTTGGTGGAAGTATGGGCTACGTGATGAGTCAGGTAGGTTTTATGCCTGAAGTTCCTCAGGCTCAACATACAGGAATCTCGGCTGGTTTGACTTTTCGATATACCAGTGAGAAGTATTTCAATAGTATCTGTGCCGTAACAGCCGAAGTCAATTATGTTCAGGTAGGCTGGAAACAGGAAATCCTGACTCCGGAAGATGACCCCGTTGTTAATCCTGTTACAGGTCTTAACGAACAATATGAGCGCACGTTAGGCTATCTACAGATACCTGTTCTTGCCCGTCTAGGGTGGGGGCGCGAACGGAAAGGCTTCCAGGCCTTCTTCCAGGTTGGTCCACAGGTGGGTATCTTTCTGACTTCACAATCGGAGAGTAACTATGCTTTAGATACACGTAACATGGCTGCTCGAACCTCAAAAGTGGTCAAGCAAGAAACGATGCCTATTGAACGTAAGTGGGATTATGGAATTACTGGTGGTGCAGGTATAGAATTCTCTGCTCGCAATGTTGGACATTTTCTGCTTGAAGGTAGATACTACTATGGTTTAGGCGATATCTATGGAAACTCAAAGCGTGACTATTTTGGACGATCAAACCTAACCAATATCGTTGTAAAACTAAGTTACCTCTTCGATTTGAAGAAAACAAATAACTCTAAAATTAAATAA
- a CDS encoding peptidoglycan-binding protein LysM encodes MKQYLKYFLCWLLLLTTPSWSQAQDNNQSEFQNRAIRVGVMLPLHDINGDGKRMVEYYRGVLMACDSLKKLGIATDVFAWNLAENGSVKQILSDPNAAKLDLLIGPLYSKQVAELSKFVDRHNIMMVIPFSINAPEVYSNRHIFQVYQNTNELNDKTVRRFCDWFKDYHPIIVDCGDSTSTKGPFTSALRRSLEQRGISYNITNLKNSSDRAFLKSFDVTKKNIVVLNTSRSPELLATFGRLSAVATANPDIHIAMFGYTEWMMYATHQVENFYRYNVYLPTPFYTNMLSSATERLMQKYRWNFHQDMMPALPRFALTGFDHAYFFLRGLYKNGKAFDGAAGRFGYPPVQTPLKFERVGNGGLMNKAYMFVHYMPDHKIETVNY; translated from the coding sequence ATGAAACAATATTTGAAATACTTCTTATGCTGGTTGTTGTTACTGACCACTCCTTCGTGGAGCCAGGCTCAGGACAACAACCAGTCTGAGTTTCAGAATAGGGCCATTCGAGTGGGCGTGATGCTTCCCTTGCACGATATTAATGGCGACGGAAAACGAATGGTAGAGTATTATCGTGGAGTGCTCATGGCCTGCGATAGTTTAAAGAAGCTGGGTATCGCAACCGATGTGTTTGCTTGGAATCTTGCTGAAAATGGCAGCGTGAAGCAAATACTGAGCGATCCGAATGCTGCAAAACTGGATTTGCTGATAGGACCGCTCTATTCCAAACAGGTGGCTGAATTGTCAAAGTTCGTCGATAGGCATAATATAATGATGGTAATACCATTTTCTATTAATGCTCCTGAAGTGTACTCGAACCGTCATATCTTTCAAGTTTATCAGAATACGAACGAGCTGAACGACAAAACTGTACGCCGCTTTTGTGATTGGTTCAAGGACTATCATCCCATCATCGTTGACTGCGGTGACTCTACCAGTACAAAAGGTCCATTCACTTCGGCCCTTCGCCGTTCGCTCGAACAGCGTGGCATCAGTTACAATATCACTAATCTGAAGAATTCGAGCGATAGGGCTTTCCTGAAGTCGTTTGATGTGACAAAAAAGAATATCGTCGTGCTGAACACGTCACGCTCGCCTGAGTTGCTCGCAACTTTCGGACGTCTGAGCGCTGTGGCTACAGCAAATCCTGATATTCATATCGCAATGTTCGGATATACAGAATGGATGATGTATGCTACTCATCAGGTGGAAAACTTCTATCGTTATAATGTCTATTTGCCCACTCCGTTCTATACCAACATGCTGTCTTCGGCTACCGAACGTTTGATGCAGAAGTATCGGTGGAACTTCCATCAGGACATGATGCCTGCATTGCCCCGTTTTGCACTGACAGGTTTCGATCATGCCTATTTCTTCCTTCGCGGACTCTACAAAAATGGAAAAGCCTTTGATGGGGCCGCAGGACGTTTTGGCTATCCACCTGTTCAAACTCCCCTGAAGTTTGAGCGTGTAGGAAATGGCGGTCTTATGAACAAAGCTTATATGTTTGTTCACTATATGCCTGATCATAAGATAGAAACTGTAAATTACTAA